In the Choloepus didactylus isolate mChoDid1 chromosome 5, mChoDid1.pri, whole genome shotgun sequence genome, one interval contains:
- the LOC119534984 gene encoding probable ribosome biogenesis protein RLP24: MRIEKCYFCSGPIYPGHGMMFVRNDCKVFRFCKSKCHKNFKKKRNPRKVRWTKAFRKAAGKELTVDNSFEFEKRRNEPVKYQRELWNKTIDAMKRVEEIKQKRQAKFIMNRLKKNKELQKVQDIKEVKQNIHLIRAPLAGKGKQLEEKMVLQLQQDVDMEDIS; this comes from the coding sequence ATGCGTATCGAAAAGTGTTATTTCTGTTCTGGGCCAATCTATCCCGGCCACGGCATGATGTTCGTCCGCAATGATTGTAAGGTGTTCAGATTCTGTAAATCCAAATgtcataaaaactttaaaaagaagcgTAATCCTCGCAAGGTCAGGTGGACTAAAGCATTCCGGAAGGCAGCTGGTAAAGAGCTTACAGTGGATAATTCATTTGAATTTGAAAAACGTAGAAATGAACCTGTCAAGTACCAGCGAGAGCTATGGAATAAAACTATTGATGCAATGAAGAGAGTCGAAGAAATTAAACAGAAACGCCAAGCTAAATTTATAATGAAcaggttaaagaaaaataaagaactacAGAAAGTTCAGGACATCAAAGAGGTCAAGCAAAACATCCATCTTATCCGGGCTCCTCTTGCAGGCAAAGGAAAGCAGCTGGAAGAAAAAATGGTACTGCAATTACAACAGGATGTGGACATGGAAGATATTTCTTAG